From Pandoraea vervacti, the proteins below share one genomic window:
- a CDS encoding ABC transporter permease produces MAETLQVPHTDAAPSTRAPWHAYLPMWVMSAPAMLLFVALVLIPLLMTLALTFYQFDPASGPIAAFQFENYREVLFDSYFHTIFLRTFGISLSVTAICAVVGTFEAYVLSRMGDPWRSLFLLVILSPLLVSIVVRAFGWSMLMSSGGLINQAFGLIGMGPYKMEYTNFAIVVALAHVMLPFMVIPVWTSLQRLDPQTENAALSLMASPATTLRRIVLPQLVPGILSGSLMVFGLSASAFAIPSLLGGRRLKVAATAVYDQFLSSLNWPLGATIAVLLLVANLIVMLTYYRLLDRRYSRSMG; encoded by the coding sequence ATGGCTGAGACGCTGCAAGTTCCGCATACCGACGCCGCGCCGAGTACGCGTGCGCCGTGGCACGCCTATTTGCCGATGTGGGTGATGAGTGCGCCGGCCATGCTGCTGTTCGTGGCGCTGGTGCTCATTCCGCTGCTCATGACGCTCGCGCTCACGTTCTATCAATTCGATCCGGCGAGCGGCCCGATCGCGGCATTCCAGTTCGAGAACTACCGTGAAGTGCTGTTCGACTCGTACTTCCATACGATCTTTCTGCGCACGTTCGGCATCTCGCTCTCGGTCACGGCCATTTGCGCGGTCGTGGGCACGTTCGAAGCCTACGTGCTCTCGCGCATGGGCGATCCGTGGCGCTCGCTGTTCCTGCTGGTGATTCTCTCGCCGCTGCTCGTGTCCATCGTGGTTCGTGCTTTCGGCTGGAGCATGCTCATGAGCTCAGGCGGCCTGATCAATCAGGCATTCGGGCTGATCGGCATGGGGCCGTACAAGATGGAATACACGAACTTCGCCATCGTGGTTGCGCTGGCGCACGTGATGCTGCCGTTCATGGTGATTCCGGTGTGGACATCGCTCCAGCGCCTCGACCCGCAGACGGAAAACGCAGCGCTCTCGCTCATGGCGTCGCCGGCAACCACGCTGCGTCGCATCGTGCTGCCGCAACTGGTGCCCGGCATTCTGTCGGGCAGCCTGATGGTGTTCGGCCTGTCGGCGAGCGCCTTTGCGATTCCGAGCCTGCTGGGCGGACGTCGTCTGAAAGTGGCTGCCACCGCGGTGTACGACCAGTTCCTCAGTTCACTGAACTGGCCGCTCGGCGCGACCATCGCCGTGCTGCTGCTCGTGGCCAATCTGATCGTGATGCTGACGTACTACCGCCTGCTCGATCGCCGTTATTCGCGAAGCATGGGCTAA
- a CDS encoding IclR family transcriptional regulator: MKEASSVESAGAGILQRTFAVIRALGAAKPEGERVTHIAKAVGLSQATVHRILHALIAEQVVEQDERSKLYRLSIDFFAMAAQAGNPSGMRTLCRPSLLRLCASLGDTIFLLVRSSFDAVCLDMCEGPFPIRSFTGDIGGRVALGVGQGSLAILAFLPEAEREEIIRFNVPRLRGYGVLDEVYLRTEIERVRQLGYAGSNSGVLDGMAGVAVPVFDRMGHAVAALSVGTLAARLSQDRLPMVVELLRRQAELIGPQTNPFDVAMRRPMHGLTRALTTEPLA; this comes from the coding sequence ATGAAGGAAGCGTCTTCCGTGGAGTCTGCGGGCGCCGGTATTTTGCAGCGCACCTTCGCCGTGATTCGTGCCCTGGGCGCTGCCAAACCCGAAGGCGAGCGCGTCACCCACATTGCGAAGGCCGTCGGCCTCAGTCAGGCGACAGTGCACCGGATTCTTCACGCGCTCATTGCCGAGCAGGTCGTGGAGCAGGACGAAAGATCCAAGCTATACCGGCTGAGCATCGACTTTTTCGCCATGGCCGCACAGGCGGGCAATCCGAGCGGCATGCGCACGTTATGCCGTCCGTCGTTGCTGCGGCTTTGCGCAAGCCTTGGCGACACGATCTTTCTGCTGGTGCGCAGCAGCTTCGATGCCGTGTGCCTCGACATGTGCGAAGGCCCGTTCCCCATTCGCTCGTTTACCGGCGATATCGGCGGGCGCGTGGCGCTCGGCGTCGGTCAGGGCAGTCTGGCGATCCTGGCGTTCCTTCCGGAAGCCGAGCGCGAGGAGATCATCCGCTTTAATGTGCCCCGATTGCGCGGCTACGGTGTGCTCGACGAAGTCTATCTGCGCACCGAAATCGAACGGGTGCGTCAACTGGGCTACGCCGGGAGCAACAGCGGTGTGCTCGACGGCATGGCCGGGGTCGCTGTGCCGGTGTTCGACCGCATGGGCCACGCCGTGGCGGCACTGAGTGTGGGAACGCTCGCCGCACGGCTCTCGCAGGATCGGCTCCCGATGGTGGTGGAGTTGCTGCGGCGCCAGGCGGAACTGATCGGCCCTCAGACCAACCCGTTCGACGTGGCGATGCGCCGCCCCATGCACGGTCTCACGCGTGCACTGACGACGGAACCCCTCGCCTGA
- a CDS encoding OsmC family protein yields the protein MASGEHEYRVNVEWIGNEGSGTSGYRAYGRNHEIRVDGKPAIPGSADPAFRGDASRWNPEDLLVASASACHKLWYLHLCAEAGVVVERYRDDALGTMIDTATEGRFTRIVLRPHVTIRAGGDVALAEHLHHTAHEKCYIANSVNFPIECEPVIETIDV from the coding sequence ATGGCATCAGGTGAACATGAGTACCGCGTCAACGTGGAGTGGATTGGCAACGAGGGCAGCGGCACCTCGGGTTACCGGGCATACGGACGCAACCATGAAATTCGCGTCGACGGCAAACCGGCGATTCCCGGCTCCGCCGACCCGGCCTTTCGGGGCGATGCTTCGCGCTGGAATCCGGAAGACCTGCTCGTCGCGTCGGCGAGCGCCTGTCACAAGCTGTGGTATTTGCATCTATGCGCCGAAGCGGGTGTCGTCGTGGAGCGGTATCGGGACGATGCGCTCGGCACGATGATCGACACCGCCACCGAGGGACGCTTCACCCGAATCGTGCTACGTCCCCACGTCACGATCCGTGCGGGCGGCGACGTTGCGCTGGCCGAGCATCTGCATCACACGGCGCACGAGAAGTGCTACATCGCCAACTCGGTCAACTTTCCGATCGAATGCGAACCGGTGATCGAGACGATCGACGTCTGA
- a CDS encoding DUF72 domain-containing protein, with translation MRSSQSGPIPVPFRSRSGPGFRLPTGHQTPRVALPKDLQSELPPGPRANVYYKDMSAPLIDEIWRRYLQAIEPLREAGKLGLVHFQFPPWLNGDRASHAHVEACAQRMSVNYDYREAELAALVDPIRVIAKVVARVYVVFNTNYEDQGQRNAMTLMQLLDR, from the coding sequence ATGCGTTCGTCCCAGTCCGGTCCCATTCCGGTCCCGTTCCGGTCCCGTTCCGGTCCCGGCTTCCGCCTGCCGACCGGTCACCAGACGCCGCGTGTCGCCTTGCCAAAGGATCTGCAATCGGAATTGCCGCCCGGGCCGCGCGCGAACGTTTATTACAAGGACATGTCCGCGCCGCTCATCGACGAAATCTGGCGGCGCTATCTCCAGGCGATCGAACCGCTGCGCGAAGCCGGCAAGCTCGGGCTGGTGCACTTCCAGTTTCCGCCATGGCTCAATGGCGACCGCGCGAGTCACGCTCACGTCGAAGCCTGTGCACAGCGAATGTCGGTCAACTACGACTATCGCGAGGCGGAACTCGCTGCGCTTGTCGACCCGATACGCGTGATCGCGAAGGTGGTGGCGCGTGTGTACGTGGTGTTCAACACCAATTACGAGGATCAGGGCCAGCGCAACGCGATGACCCTGATGCAACTGCTCGACCGGTGA
- a CDS encoding flavin reductase family protein yields MTERLPVDLAKAYRLLNHGPTVLVGSAHAGRRNVMAAAWSMPLDFSPPKVAVVIDRNTLTRELVDASGEFSLNVPARTIARETLFVGSVSGRDADKFADGTGVSAFAGSHVAAPLIDGCLAWLECRVIPEPHNQDRYDLFLGEVVAAWADPRAFRDGHWQSPPGAGHEWRSLHYIAGGNFFETGDAFEVKPAPESDVNS; encoded by the coding sequence ATGACCGAACGCCTGCCTGTCGACTTAGCCAAAGCCTACCGCCTGCTCAATCACGGCCCGACCGTGCTCGTGGGCAGCGCCCATGCCGGACGTCGCAACGTCATGGCCGCCGCCTGGTCGATGCCGCTGGACTTCTCGCCGCCCAAGGTCGCCGTCGTCATCGACCGCAACACCCTCACGCGTGAGCTGGTGGACGCCTCGGGCGAGTTTTCGCTGAACGTGCCCGCGCGCACCATCGCGCGTGAAACGCTGTTCGTCGGCTCGGTGTCGGGGCGCGACGCCGACAAGTTCGCCGACGGTACCGGCGTGAGCGCCTTTGCCGGCTCGCACGTCGCCGCGCCGCTGATCGACGGCTGCCTCGCCTGGCTCGAATGCCGCGTGATTCCGGAACCCCACAATCAGGATCGCTACGACCTGTTCCTTGGCGAGGTGGTCGCCGCCTGGGCCGATCCGCGCGCCTTTCGCGACGGGCACTGGCAGTCGCCCCCCGGCGCCGGACACGAATGGCGCAGCCTGCACTACATTGCCGGCGGCAATTTCTTCGAGACGGGCGACGCCTTCGAAGTGAAACCCGCCCCTGAATCCGACGTCAATTCATGA
- a CDS encoding TMEM175 family protein, with amino-acid sequence MGKSRLEAFSDGVIAIIITIMVLEMKAPHGSELADLIPVAPTFLTYILSYVYVGLYWNNHHHLFQVVQRVSGGVLWANLHLLFWLSLIPFVTHWLGDNHFTAWPTALYGGVLCMAAIAYYILSRALLAVHDGGNKKLAAALGRDYKGKLSVIVYAVAIGLAFVVPAVSLALYALMAAVWLIPDRRLEHVIDA; translated from the coding sequence ATGGGCAAAAGCCGACTCGAAGCGTTCAGCGATGGCGTGATCGCCATCATCATCACGATCATGGTGCTGGAGATGAAAGCGCCGCATGGCAGCGAACTGGCCGACCTGATACCGGTCGCGCCGACATTTCTCACCTACATCCTGAGTTACGTCTATGTCGGCCTTTACTGGAACAACCATCACCACCTTTTTCAGGTCGTGCAGCGCGTATCCGGCGGCGTACTCTGGGCCAATCTGCATCTGCTGTTCTGGCTGTCGCTGATCCCGTTCGTCACCCACTGGCTCGGGGACAACCACTTCACCGCCTGGCCGACGGCGCTCTACGGCGGGGTGCTCTGCATGGCAGCCATTGCCTACTACATACTTTCGCGGGCTCTGCTGGCCGTTCACGACGGTGGCAACAAGAAGCTCGCAGCCGCACTCGGGCGCGACTACAAGGGAAAACTGTCGGTGATCGTTTATGCCGTGGCCATCGGACTGGCCTTCGTGGTCCCGGCTGTGTCGCTCGCCCTGTATGCGCTCATGGCTGCCGTATGGCTGATCCCGGACCGTCGTCTCGAACACGTGATCGACGCCTGA
- a CDS encoding RNA-binding S4 domain-containing protein, translated as MQNVTFELTGEFVALNDLLKLTGVVDSGGAGKVLVANGEVTVDGQLETRKTCKIRAGQSVAVGGVRIRVKAA; from the coding sequence ATGCAAAACGTAACTTTTGAACTGACGGGCGAATTCGTCGCCCTGAACGACCTGCTCAAGCTCACCGGCGTTGTCGATTCTGGCGGCGCGGGCAAGGTGCTGGTGGCCAACGGCGAAGTCACGGTCGACGGCCAGCTGGAAACGCGCAAAACCTGCAAGATCCGCGCAGGCCAGAGCGTCGCCGTGGGCGGCGTTCGCATTCGCGTCAAAGCGGCCTGA
- a CDS encoding EAL and GGDEF domain-containing protein: MVVPGSPSAAGAASAPGRDALLDALDRSLGMLTLTPDGTVVDVNDKFLGVFGYTRDELIGQRHGMLCDPLDATCGDALAQVVSTARAHTGQVRRLRHDGSVVWLEATYNPVFDDAGKLTFVIKFAVDVTERVARQAADDARMHLLSLGVDETDNAVLITDAQGSVRYVNAGFTRMLGYAANDVVGKSALAPFDDTSLDEFADGAYAVDIKQALSGCLVAARDGRSCHCEVLVRTAQHQPIWVSVVTNPILDAQGKLVNAVVLFTDITQSKIQEVLQHKALAAMVRDAPLVEVLTLVCRELEQIAPEVMASVVRVDSEGKLRPQAGPSLPAQYHQSVDGVAIGPSVGTCGTAAFLARPVIVTDMANDPRWADFRETAAKFGLAASWAMPIIANDGRVLGVLAFYYRTVRGPNALHERLVDVCVHLCKLAFERDESRTRIRQLAFSDSLTGLPNRSMLGVLAAQAIASATELGTRMAVIFIDLDRFKQVNDSLGHQAGDVLLRTIAQRLRRSLRGADIVARLSGDEFVAVLTECDPERLDIAIERMRSALTAPCQINGVTLVPSGSFGISLYPNHGREFDVLLQHADMAMYQAKMTSPGSVRFYNEDMNIHAQERLELETALRDALRLGKLQLFYQPQINLLDDSVYGAEALTRWRHPQYGDVPPSRFIALAEECGLIGELGTWTLRESCRQLADWRRRGVGIDNVSVNLSPTNFHDHDLPHTIAEALADHELPPSCLAIEITESVLMDHNPSTLRIIEEVHHMGVRLSMDDFGTGYSSLGYLRRLPVSELKLDRSFVHDITRDETVRALTNAIISIGRNLHLTVVAEGVENEAQRDVLVAQGYRVAQGYLFSPALSAQDIEQWLERWSARRQTPHSVQP; the protein is encoded by the coding sequence ATGGTCGTGCCCGGTTCACCGTCCGCCGCAGGCGCCGCATCGGCGCCCGGGCGCGACGCGCTGCTCGACGCCCTCGACCGTTCCCTGGGCATGCTCACGCTCACACCGGACGGTACCGTTGTCGACGTCAACGACAAGTTCCTGGGGGTCTTCGGGTACACGCGCGACGAACTGATCGGCCAGCGCCATGGCATGTTGTGCGATCCGCTCGACGCCACCTGCGGCGATGCGCTCGCCCAGGTCGTGAGCACCGCACGCGCGCACACCGGTCAGGTCCGGCGTCTTCGTCACGACGGCAGCGTCGTGTGGCTCGAAGCCACCTACAATCCGGTGTTCGATGACGCAGGCAAACTCACGTTCGTGATCAAGTTCGCCGTGGACGTGACCGAACGCGTGGCACGCCAGGCAGCGGACGACGCGCGCATGCATCTGCTCTCGCTCGGTGTCGACGAAACGGATAATGCGGTGCTCATCACCGACGCACAAGGCAGCGTGCGTTATGTGAATGCCGGCTTCACGCGCATGCTGGGCTACGCGGCGAACGACGTGGTCGGCAAATCGGCGCTCGCCCCGTTTGACGACACCTCGCTGGACGAATTCGCCGACGGCGCCTATGCCGTCGACATCAAACAAGCCCTTTCCGGATGTCTCGTCGCCGCACGCGATGGCCGCAGTTGCCATTGCGAAGTGCTCGTGCGCACGGCCCAGCATCAGCCGATATGGGTCTCCGTAGTGACGAACCCGATTCTCGACGCCCAGGGCAAACTGGTGAACGCCGTGGTGCTGTTTACCGACATCACGCAATCGAAGATTCAGGAAGTGCTGCAACACAAGGCCCTGGCGGCGATGGTGCGCGACGCACCGCTGGTCGAAGTGCTCACGCTCGTGTGTCGCGAACTGGAGCAGATCGCCCCTGAGGTCATGGCGTCCGTTGTACGGGTGGACAGCGAGGGCAAATTGCGTCCGCAGGCCGGGCCGAGCTTGCCTGCGCAATACCATCAGAGCGTAGATGGCGTGGCCATCGGGCCAAGCGTGGGCACCTGCGGCACGGCGGCGTTTCTCGCGCGACCGGTGATCGTCACCGACATGGCGAACGATCCGCGCTGGGCCGATTTCCGCGAGACGGCCGCGAAGTTCGGACTGGCCGCATCGTGGGCAATGCCGATCATCGCGAACGACGGGCGCGTACTCGGCGTCCTCGCTTTCTACTACCGAACGGTGCGCGGTCCCAATGCCTTGCACGAGCGTCTCGTCGACGTGTGCGTGCATCTGTGCAAACTCGCCTTCGAGCGCGACGAATCGCGCACGCGCATCCGTCAGCTCGCCTTCTCGGACAGTCTCACCGGCCTGCCCAATCGCAGCATGCTCGGCGTGCTCGCGGCGCAGGCCATCGCCAGCGCGACGGAGTTGGGTACGCGCATGGCCGTCATCTTCATCGATCTCGATCGCTTCAAGCAGGTCAACGATTCGCTCGGCCATCAGGCGGGCGATGTGCTGCTGCGCACGATCGCCCAGCGCCTGCGCCGTTCGCTGCGGGGCGCGGATATCGTGGCGCGACTCTCAGGCGACGAGTTCGTGGCCGTGCTCACCGAGTGCGACCCGGAGCGTCTCGACATCGCCATCGAACGCATGCGCAGCGCGCTCACCGCGCCATGTCAGATCAACGGCGTGACGCTCGTGCCGTCCGGCAGTTTCGGCATCAGCCTTTACCCGAACCACGGCAGAGAATTCGACGTCTTGCTGCAACACGCCGACATGGCGATGTACCAGGCGAAGATGACCAGCCCGGGCAGCGTGCGCTTCTATAACGAGGACATGAACATCCACGCGCAGGAGCGGCTGGAACTCGAGACCGCGCTGCGCGATGCCCTGCGTCTGGGCAAGCTTCAGTTGTTCTATCAGCCGCAGATCAACCTGCTCGACGATTCGGTGTACGGCGCGGAAGCGCTCACGCGCTGGCGGCATCCCCAATACGGCGACGTACCGCCGTCGCGCTTCATTGCGCTTGCGGAAGAGTGTGGCCTCATCGGCGAGTTGGGCACATGGACACTGCGCGAATCTTGCCGTCAACTGGCGGACTGGCGGCGGCGCGGCGTGGGTATCGACAACGTGTCGGTCAATCTCTCGCCAACCAACTTCCACGATCACGATTTGCCGCACACCATTGCCGAAGCGCTGGCCGACCACGAATTGCCGCCGTCGTGTCTGGCGATCGAGATCACGGAGAGCGTGCTGATGGACCACAACCCGAGCACGCTGCGCATCATCGAGGAAGTGCACCACATGGGCGTGCGCCTGTCGATGGACGATTTCGGCACCGGCTATTCCAGTCTCGGCTATTTGCGGCGCCTGCCGGTCTCGGAGCTGAAGCTCGACCGAAGTTTCGTGCACGACATTACGCGCGACGAAACGGTGCGTGCGCTGACCAATGCCATCATCAGCATCGGCCGCAATCTGCATCTGACCGTGGTGGCGGAAGGCGTGGAAAACGAAGCACAGCGCGACGTGCTGGTGGCACAAGGCTATCGCGTCGCACAAGGGTACCTGTTCTCCCCCGCACTCTCGGCGCAAGACATCGAACAGTGGCTCGAACGGTGGTCCGCACGACGCCAAACGCCCCACTCCGTTCAGCCCTGA
- a CDS encoding DUF3717 domain-containing protein: MKANYSIADIEQAINYWTSHQAADSNLSLCPAARALANVYGEMIYRRETSVAAEALNGEQSQAIETALHQMELGLAP, translated from the coding sequence ATGAAAGCCAATTACTCCATCGCCGACATCGAACAGGCGATCAACTACTGGACCAGCCATCAGGCCGCCGACAGCAACCTGTCGCTGTGCCCGGCGGCGCGCGCATTGGCGAACGTCTATGGCGAGATGATCTACCGTCGTGAGACGAGCGTCGCCGCCGAAGCGCTCAACGGCGAACAGAGTCAGGCCATCGAAACGGCCCTGCATCAGATGGAATTGGGGCTGGCGCCGTGA
- a CDS encoding rubredoxin — MTTTLDTPTEFKSWICLICGWIYNEAEGAPDDGLAPGTRWADVPADWRCPECDVSKEDFALSEF, encoded by the coding sequence ATGACCACCACGCTGGACACCCCGACTGAATTCAAGAGCTGGATTTGCCTGATTTGCGGCTGGATTTACAACGAAGCCGAAGGTGCGCCGGACGACGGCCTTGCCCCTGGTACGCGCTGGGCGGACGTGCCAGCCGACTGGCGGTGCCCGGAGTGCGACGTTTCCAAGGAAGATTTCGCGCTGTCGGAATTCTGA
- a CDS encoding sensor domain-containing diguanylate cyclase: MRIRHWLYAACVSVGVLVACWVAADRTATSLVGDKLAQSVDAGQTVADRVADGMVHAINTDLSMVRAIPSTLAEVDLLRDVLPGGGARPVGPDVTGRANEFLRGAQGYFGVDRVWVIDTSGVCVAASNYRDAPSPIGQSVANMPYVTHALLGERFESYAAGWERQAPGLYFSAPMYREGVLIGVVMTKIGLTRLRHWVGSGESFITDGNGVVVMANDPRFENRFMLDGKVGSLSDAERFALYQRHDFARMPISQFQRAPGRANAWVPQELLDRMSAFNELRKPFIITSRPSSSNDLIVYAVESVDAWDALTRQHAKDLALCFLLYLGGVIIVTLAGWTYWRERTQHRETRQSNEELRAANNQLAFEASYDELTGSLTRRYFFHRFERLLEAAQRRNEPMSLIVADLDHFKSINDTYGHAIGDQVLCRFVLVCSSTLRGDDLIGRIGGEEFAILLPGASERDALRVADRIRERCKRESLEGSEPPLRFSASFGITEWQDTDSPMNMVERADMALYRAKRAGRDRCWVF; this comes from the coding sequence ATGAGGATAAGGCATTGGCTTTATGCCGCCTGTGTCTCGGTCGGCGTGCTGGTCGCCTGCTGGGTCGCCGCCGACCGCACGGCCACGTCGCTGGTGGGCGACAAGCTTGCGCAAAGTGTCGACGCGGGGCAGACGGTCGCCGATCGCGTGGCCGACGGCATGGTTCACGCCATCAATACGGACCTGTCGATGGTTCGGGCGATCCCCTCGACGCTGGCCGAAGTGGATCTGCTGCGTGACGTTTTGCCGGGCGGTGGCGCTCGACCTGTCGGCCCGGACGTGACCGGGCGAGCCAACGAATTCCTGCGCGGGGCACAAGGCTACTTTGGTGTTGATCGCGTGTGGGTGATCGACACCAGCGGCGTTTGCGTGGCGGCAAGCAATTATCGCGATGCGCCGTCACCTATCGGCCAGTCGGTGGCCAACATGCCCTATGTCACGCATGCGCTGTTGGGCGAGCGCTTCGAGAGCTATGCCGCTGGTTGGGAGCGCCAGGCGCCCGGCCTTTACTTCAGTGCCCCCATGTACCGCGAAGGTGTACTGATCGGCGTGGTGATGACCAAGATCGGACTCACGCGCCTGCGTCATTGGGTCGGCAGCGGCGAGTCGTTCATTACGGACGGCAACGGTGTGGTCGTCATGGCCAACGACCCTCGCTTCGAAAATCGCTTCATGCTCGACGGAAAGGTCGGATCGCTCTCCGACGCCGAGCGGTTCGCGCTGTACCAGCGGCACGATTTCGCACGGATGCCGATTTCGCAGTTCCAGCGGGCCCCCGGCCGTGCCAATGCCTGGGTTCCCCAGGAGTTGCTCGACCGGATGTCGGCGTTCAATGAGCTGCGCAAGCCGTTCATCATCACGTCGCGACCGAGTTCGAGCAACGATCTCATCGTCTACGCGGTGGAGAGCGTCGACGCCTGGGACGCGCTCACCCGTCAGCACGCGAAAGATCTGGCGCTGTGCTTCTTGCTCTATCTGGGCGGGGTCATCATCGTGACACTGGCTGGGTGGACGTACTGGCGCGAGCGAACGCAGCATCGCGAGACCCGACAGTCGAACGAGGAATTGCGTGCCGCGAACAATCAACTCGCGTTCGAGGCGAGTTACGACGAACTGACGGGCAGTCTGACGCGTCGTTACTTCTTTCACCGCTTCGAGCGGTTGCTGGAAGCCGCACAGCGCAGGAACGAGCCGATGAGCCTCATCGTGGCCGACCTCGATCACTTCAAGTCCATCAACGACACCTACGGGCACGCGATCGGCGATCAGGTGTTGTGCCGGTTCGTGCTCGTCTGTTCATCGACATTGCGCGGCGACGACTTGATCGGCCGTATCGGCGGCGAAGAGTTTGCGATCTTGCTGCCAGGCGCCAGCGAACGAGATGCCTTGCGTGTGGCCGACCGGATTCGCGAGCGCTGCAAGCGCGAGTCGCTTGAAGGCAGCGAACCGCCGCTGCGATTCTCGGCGAGCTTCGGCATCACCGAATGGCAGGACACGGATTCGCCGATGAACATGGTCGAGCGTGCCGACATGGCGTTGTACCGCGCCAAGCGAGCGGGACGCGATCGTTGCTGGGTGTTCTGA